The following coding sequences lie in one Crassostrea angulata isolate pt1a10 chromosome 10, ASM2561291v2, whole genome shotgun sequence genomic window:
- the LOC128167524 gene encoding putative pyridoxal-dependent decarboxylase domain-containing protein 2 isoform X4 encodes MASMFAKSSGAPAGVMQPSQTPQIERYEPEEEKPKQPKKVSFAQFDPDAQMQMNSMFMSPMMKELEAQIKVNTDMLDRMNKQMEDERKARLKEKQTAHIPEALKGGGQEMVSIMKSVEDLILMGDELPEEEEEEDNEAEGQEGEESGDDNDDDEEDDDEEEEDEDDEEYRRRTQLNKLQILDSHSKAALTGHSLAAYVSTLDEDNLKKFTSKITQDCQLWLSRLFRFPDSSPFYHEEHKDGLVKICRMALYQKYPKYPVEGFEALYSRPPVIYISSAAMPGLSNYLCLQLGLPLSSICNVPCSTVNGTTSIMDVGMLEKLIQDDVSAAKTPVLLVGFAGSPHLGSVDHLDELRKICKNHKIWLHVEGNNLALLATVSIPNSVEPATSGDSMTLRLGKWIGIPGLPFITLYKSSDPALELAAGLNTFNPQLKLNCLPLWIVLQSLGHDGIVDRIKHCCNLAEKMHEILEKIPTIQKIGEEKKEESEAKTIKEMIFVAIDALFVFKMASPTIVFKYVEDNSTGAVEIAPYSPVSPQEDIEEKDKLKTYYNALNTWLCDTLFYENSNVDIELIDVENEGSCIKFSPLDTAQVKGTVIEDIEKFGENLKKQIAILDATVLQRDRFCAVVEAQDNLRIVEMPSWAGLGVVQYMPEEWRERMTDLPDNAKRDINNINTELVKRLHSKDTAFSLGFNDENIGCVKFGLITDDTDLEELIGLVYSVGKEIEESSKFLEKLSEKVQKGIEEANKELHKEMDEKLMQEGLLRQVPLVSSLLNWWSPPPKDSVKGRTFSLSSGTMASTEKTYKYHMQIQEDDAPPPSSPSPSHPVNAYKEVLKPVKSQTKSAGAVKANLTEQFNSPSSSTQENSNPSSPQPEQKSMETQSKDKQ; translated from the exons ATGGCGTCGATGTTTGCTAAATCGTCAGGTGCTCCTGCAGGAGTGATGCAGCCATCACAGACACCTCAAATTGAGCGTTATGAGCCAGAAGAAGAGAAACCTAAGCAACCAAAAAAGGTGTCATTTGCTCAGTTTGATCCTGATGCGCAGATGCAAATGAATTCC ATGTTCATGAGCCCCATGATGAAGGAGTTAGAAGCACAAATAAAAGTGAACACTGATATGCTTGACAGAATGAATAA GCAAATGGAAGATGAAAGAAAAGCAAgactaaaagaaaaacaaactgcaCACATTCCAGAGGCCCTCAAAGGAGG TGGTCAGGAAATGGTGTCAATAATGAAATCTGTGGAAGATCTGATACTGATGGGAGATGAACTTCCTGAGGAAGAGGAAGAAGAAGACAATGAAGCAGAAGGACAAGAAGGAGAGGAAAGTggtgatgataatgatgatgatgaagaggatgatgatgaagaagaggaagatgaagatgatgaaGAGTACAGGAGGAGGACACA actgAACAAGTTACAGATCCTTGACTCCCACAGTAAAGCAGCCCTCACTGGACACAGTCTAGCGGCCTATGTATCCACTCTGGATGAGGATAATCTGAAGAAGTTTACATCCAAAATCACACAAGACTGTCAGCTTTGGCTGTCAAGATTATTCAG ATTTCCAGACTCCTCTCCATTTTATCATGAGGAACACAAAGATGGCCTTGTGAAGATCTGTAGGATGGCTCTGTATCAGAAGTACCCCAAGTACCCAGTGGAGGGGTTTGAAGCCCTCTACTCCCGACCCCCGGTCATCTACATCAGCTCTGCGGCCATGCCAGGACTCAGCAACTACCTGTGCTTGCAG TTGGGGTTGCCCTTGTCTTCTATTTGTAATGTTCCATGCTCAACTGTAAATGGCACGACCAGTATTATG GATGTTGGGATGTTGGAGAAATTGATTCAGGATGATGTTTCTGCAGCCAAAACTCCAGTTTTATTAGTGGGATTTGCAG GTTCTCCACACCTGGGATCTGTTGATCACCTGGATGAATTAAGGAAAATCTGTAAAAACCACAAGATCTGGCTCCATGTAGAAGG AAACAATCTCGCCTTACTGGCAACAGTGTCCATTCCAAACTCAGTGGAGCCAGCCACCTCGGGGGACAGCATGACACTCCGCCTGGGTAAATGGATCGGGATCCCGGGGCTTCCTTTTATT ACTCTGTACAAGAGTTCCGACCCAGCCCTAGAGCTGGCAGCAGGTCTAAACACATTCAACCCACAACTTAAACTGAATTGTTTGCCCTTGTGGATTGTTCTCCAGAGCCTGGGGCATGATGGGATTGTGGATAGAATCAAACACTGCTGTAATTTG GCAGAGAAGATGCATGAAATACTTGAAAAAATTCCTACAATTCAGAAAATT GGAGAAGAAAAGAAAGAGGAATCTGAAGCAAAAACCATCAAAGAGATGATATTTGTTGCTATTGATGCTCTG TTTGTGTTCAAGATGGCTAGTCCTACCATTGTGTTCAAATATGTAGAAGATAACAGCACAGGTG CTGTAGAGATTGCTCCATATTCACCTGTGTCTCCACAAGAGGATATAGAAGAAAAAGACAAGTTGAAGACATACTATAATGCTCTCAACACGTGG CTCTGTGATACCTTATTTTACGAGAATTCCAATGTGGACATTGAACTGATTGATGTGGAGAATGAAGGAAGTTGCATCAAGTTCTCTCCCCTTGACACAGCACAAg TGAAAGGAACAGTCATTGAAGATATTGAAAAATTTGGAGAGAATTTGAAAAAGCAGATA GCAATATTAGATGCCACAGTTCTACAGAGGGACAGATTTTGTGCAGTTGTTGAAGCTCAGGACAATCTCCGTATTGTAGAGATGCCCAGTTGGGCTGGATTAGGGGTTGTGCA ATATATGCCAGAAGAATGGAGAGAGAGGATGACAGATCTACCAGACAATGCCAAGCGGGATATTAACAATATCAATACAGAGCTAGTGAAGCGGCTTCACTCCAAAGACACAGCTTTCTCACTGG GTTTCAACGATGAGAACATTGGCTGTGTGAAGTTTGGTCTGATAACAGATGACACAGACCTGGAGGAGTTGATAGGTCTTGTTTATTCTGTTGGGAAAGAAATTGAGGAATCATCAAAG TTCTTGGAAAAATTATCTGAAAAGGTTCAGAAGGGAATTGAAGAGGCCAACAAGGAACTACACAAGGAAATGGATGAAAAATTAATGCAAGAG GGCCTTCTCAGACAGGTGCCTTTGGTTAGTTCTCTGTTAAACTGGTGGTCACCCCCTCCAAAGGATTCTGTGAAGGGACGCACATTCAGCCTTAGTTCTG GCACCATGGCCAGCACTGAGAAAACCTACAAATACCACATGCAAATCCAGGAGGATGATGCCCCTCCCCCATCCTCTCCCTCCCCCAGCCATCCTGTCAACGCCTACAAAGAGGTTCTCAAACCGGTAAAGTCTCAGACCAAGTCTGCTGGTGCTGTTAAAGCTAACCTCACTGAGCAGTTTAACTCTCCTTCCTCCAGCACCCAG GAGAATTCAAACCCCAGCTCACCACAGCCTGAACAGAAATCCATGGAGACACAAAGCAAAGACAAGCAGTAG
- the LOC128167524 gene encoding putative pyridoxal-dependent decarboxylase domain-containing protein 2 isoform X7 yields MASMFAKSSGAPAGVMQPSQTPQIERYEPEEEKPKQPKKVSFAQFDPDAQMQMNSMFMSPMMKELEAQIKVNTDMLDRMNKQMEDERKARLKEKQTAHIPEALKGGGQEMVSIMKSVEDLILMGDELPEEEEEEDNEAEGQEGEESGDDNDDDEEDDDEEEEDEDDEEYRRRTQLNKLQILDSHSKAALTGHSLAAYVSTLDEDNLKKFTSKITQDCQLWLSRLFRFPDSSPFYHEEHKDGLVKICRMALYQKYPKYPVEGFEALYSRPPVIYISSAAMPGLSNYLCLQLGLPLSSICNVPCSTVNGTTSIMDVGMLEKLIQDDVSAAKTPVLLVGFAGSPHLGSVDHLDELRKICKNHKIWLHVEGNNLALLATVSIPNSVEPATSGDSMTLRLGKWIGIPGLPFITLYKSSDPALELAAGLNTFNPQLKLNCLPLWIVLQSLGHDGIVDRIKHCCNLAEKMHEILEKIPTIQKIGEEKKEESEAKTIKEMIFVAIDALFVFKMASPTIVFKYVEDNSTGAVEIAPYSPVSPQEDIEEKDKLKTYYNALNTWLCDTLFYENSNVDIELIDVENEGSCIKFSPLDTAQVKGTVIEDIEKFGENLKKQIAILDATVLQRDRFCAVVEAQDNLRIVEMPSWAGLGVVQYMPEEWRERMTDLPDNAKRDINNINTELVKRLHSKDTAFSLGFNDENIGCVKFGLITDDTDLEELIGLVYSVGKEIEESSKFLEKLSEKVQKGIEEANKELHKEMDEKLMQEGLLRQVPLVSSLLNWWSPPPKDSVKGRTFSLSSGTMASTEKTYKYHMQIQEDDAPPPSSPSPSHPVNAYKEVLKPEKENSNPSSPQPEQKSMETQSKDKQ; encoded by the exons ATGGCGTCGATGTTTGCTAAATCGTCAGGTGCTCCTGCAGGAGTGATGCAGCCATCACAGACACCTCAAATTGAGCGTTATGAGCCAGAAGAAGAGAAACCTAAGCAACCAAAAAAGGTGTCATTTGCTCAGTTTGATCCTGATGCGCAGATGCAAATGAATTCC ATGTTCATGAGCCCCATGATGAAGGAGTTAGAAGCACAAATAAAAGTGAACACTGATATGCTTGACAGAATGAATAA GCAAATGGAAGATGAAAGAAAAGCAAgactaaaagaaaaacaaactgcaCACATTCCAGAGGCCCTCAAAGGAGG TGGTCAGGAAATGGTGTCAATAATGAAATCTGTGGAAGATCTGATACTGATGGGAGATGAACTTCCTGAGGAAGAGGAAGAAGAAGACAATGAAGCAGAAGGACAAGAAGGAGAGGAAAGTggtgatgataatgatgatgatgaagaggatgatgatgaagaagaggaagatgaagatgatgaaGAGTACAGGAGGAGGACACA actgAACAAGTTACAGATCCTTGACTCCCACAGTAAAGCAGCCCTCACTGGACACAGTCTAGCGGCCTATGTATCCACTCTGGATGAGGATAATCTGAAGAAGTTTACATCCAAAATCACACAAGACTGTCAGCTTTGGCTGTCAAGATTATTCAG ATTTCCAGACTCCTCTCCATTTTATCATGAGGAACACAAAGATGGCCTTGTGAAGATCTGTAGGATGGCTCTGTATCAGAAGTACCCCAAGTACCCAGTGGAGGGGTTTGAAGCCCTCTACTCCCGACCCCCGGTCATCTACATCAGCTCTGCGGCCATGCCAGGACTCAGCAACTACCTGTGCTTGCAG TTGGGGTTGCCCTTGTCTTCTATTTGTAATGTTCCATGCTCAACTGTAAATGGCACGACCAGTATTATG GATGTTGGGATGTTGGAGAAATTGATTCAGGATGATGTTTCTGCAGCCAAAACTCCAGTTTTATTAGTGGGATTTGCAG GTTCTCCACACCTGGGATCTGTTGATCACCTGGATGAATTAAGGAAAATCTGTAAAAACCACAAGATCTGGCTCCATGTAGAAGG AAACAATCTCGCCTTACTGGCAACAGTGTCCATTCCAAACTCAGTGGAGCCAGCCACCTCGGGGGACAGCATGACACTCCGCCTGGGTAAATGGATCGGGATCCCGGGGCTTCCTTTTATT ACTCTGTACAAGAGTTCCGACCCAGCCCTAGAGCTGGCAGCAGGTCTAAACACATTCAACCCACAACTTAAACTGAATTGTTTGCCCTTGTGGATTGTTCTCCAGAGCCTGGGGCATGATGGGATTGTGGATAGAATCAAACACTGCTGTAATTTG GCAGAGAAGATGCATGAAATACTTGAAAAAATTCCTACAATTCAGAAAATT GGAGAAGAAAAGAAAGAGGAATCTGAAGCAAAAACCATCAAAGAGATGATATTTGTTGCTATTGATGCTCTG TTTGTGTTCAAGATGGCTAGTCCTACCATTGTGTTCAAATATGTAGAAGATAACAGCACAGGTG CTGTAGAGATTGCTCCATATTCACCTGTGTCTCCACAAGAGGATATAGAAGAAAAAGACAAGTTGAAGACATACTATAATGCTCTCAACACGTGG CTCTGTGATACCTTATTTTACGAGAATTCCAATGTGGACATTGAACTGATTGATGTGGAGAATGAAGGAAGTTGCATCAAGTTCTCTCCCCTTGACACAGCACAAg TGAAAGGAACAGTCATTGAAGATATTGAAAAATTTGGAGAGAATTTGAAAAAGCAGATA GCAATATTAGATGCCACAGTTCTACAGAGGGACAGATTTTGTGCAGTTGTTGAAGCTCAGGACAATCTCCGTATTGTAGAGATGCCCAGTTGGGCTGGATTAGGGGTTGTGCA ATATATGCCAGAAGAATGGAGAGAGAGGATGACAGATCTACCAGACAATGCCAAGCGGGATATTAACAATATCAATACAGAGCTAGTGAAGCGGCTTCACTCCAAAGACACAGCTTTCTCACTGG GTTTCAACGATGAGAACATTGGCTGTGTGAAGTTTGGTCTGATAACAGATGACACAGACCTGGAGGAGTTGATAGGTCTTGTTTATTCTGTTGGGAAAGAAATTGAGGAATCATCAAAG TTCTTGGAAAAATTATCTGAAAAGGTTCAGAAGGGAATTGAAGAGGCCAACAAGGAACTACACAAGGAAATGGATGAAAAATTAATGCAAGAG GGCCTTCTCAGACAGGTGCCTTTGGTTAGTTCTCTGTTAAACTGGTGGTCACCCCCTCCAAAGGATTCTGTGAAGGGACGCACATTCAGCCTTAGTTCTG GCACCATGGCCAGCACTGAGAAAACCTACAAATACCACATGCAAATCCAGGAGGATGATGCCCCTCCCCCATCCTCTCCCTCCCCCAGCCATCCTGTCAACGCCTACAAAGAGGTTCTCAAACCG gaGAAGGAGAATTCAAACCCCAGCTCACCACAGCCTGAACAGAAATCCATGGAGACACAAAGCAAAGACAAGCAGTAG
- the LOC128167524 gene encoding putative pyridoxal-dependent decarboxylase domain-containing protein 2 isoform X8 has protein sequence MASMFAKSSGAPAGVMQPSQTPQIERYEPEEEKPKQPKKVSFAQFDPDAQMQMNSMFMSPMMKELEAQIKVNTDMLDRMNKQMEDERKARLKEKQTAHIPEALKGGGQEMVSIMKSVEDLILMGDELPEEEEEEDNEAEGQEGEESGDDNDDDEEDDDEEEEDEDDEEYRRRTQLNKLQILDSHSKAALTGHSLAAYVSTLDEDNLKKFTSKITQDCQLWLSRLFRFPDSSPFYHEEHKDGLVKICRMALYQKYPKYPVEGFEALYSRPPVIYISSAAMPGLSNYLCLQLGLPLSSICNVPCSTVNGTTSIMDVGMLEKLIQDDVSAAKTPVLLVGFAGSPHLGSVDHLDELRKICKNHKIWLHVEGNNLALLATVSIPNSVEPATSGDSMTLRLGKWIGIPGLPFITLYKSSDPALELAAGLNTFNPQLKLNCLPLWIVLQSLGHDGIVDRIKHCCNLAEKMHEILEKIPTIQKIGEEKKEESEAKTIKEMIFVAIDALFVFKMASPTIVFKYVEDNSTGAVEIAPYSPVSPQEDIEEKDKLKTYYNALNTWLCDTLFYENSNVDIELIDVENEGSCIKFSPLDTAQVKGTVIEDIEKFGENLKKQIAILDATVLQRDRFCAVVEAQDNLRIVEMPSWAGLGVVQYMPEEWRERMTDLPDNAKRDINNINTELVKRLHSKDTAFSLGFNDENIGCVKFGLITDDTDLEELIGLVYSVGKEIEESSKFLEKLSEKVQKGIEEANKELHKEMDEKLMQEGLLRQVPLVSSLLNWWSPPPKDSVKGRTFSLSSGTMASTEKTYKYHMQIQEDDAPPPSSPSPSHPVNAYKEVLKPENSNPSSPQPEQKSMETQSKDKQ, from the exons ATGGCGTCGATGTTTGCTAAATCGTCAGGTGCTCCTGCAGGAGTGATGCAGCCATCACAGACACCTCAAATTGAGCGTTATGAGCCAGAAGAAGAGAAACCTAAGCAACCAAAAAAGGTGTCATTTGCTCAGTTTGATCCTGATGCGCAGATGCAAATGAATTCC ATGTTCATGAGCCCCATGATGAAGGAGTTAGAAGCACAAATAAAAGTGAACACTGATATGCTTGACAGAATGAATAA GCAAATGGAAGATGAAAGAAAAGCAAgactaaaagaaaaacaaactgcaCACATTCCAGAGGCCCTCAAAGGAGG TGGTCAGGAAATGGTGTCAATAATGAAATCTGTGGAAGATCTGATACTGATGGGAGATGAACTTCCTGAGGAAGAGGAAGAAGAAGACAATGAAGCAGAAGGACAAGAAGGAGAGGAAAGTggtgatgataatgatgatgatgaagaggatgatgatgaagaagaggaagatgaagatgatgaaGAGTACAGGAGGAGGACACA actgAACAAGTTACAGATCCTTGACTCCCACAGTAAAGCAGCCCTCACTGGACACAGTCTAGCGGCCTATGTATCCACTCTGGATGAGGATAATCTGAAGAAGTTTACATCCAAAATCACACAAGACTGTCAGCTTTGGCTGTCAAGATTATTCAG ATTTCCAGACTCCTCTCCATTTTATCATGAGGAACACAAAGATGGCCTTGTGAAGATCTGTAGGATGGCTCTGTATCAGAAGTACCCCAAGTACCCAGTGGAGGGGTTTGAAGCCCTCTACTCCCGACCCCCGGTCATCTACATCAGCTCTGCGGCCATGCCAGGACTCAGCAACTACCTGTGCTTGCAG TTGGGGTTGCCCTTGTCTTCTATTTGTAATGTTCCATGCTCAACTGTAAATGGCACGACCAGTATTATG GATGTTGGGATGTTGGAGAAATTGATTCAGGATGATGTTTCTGCAGCCAAAACTCCAGTTTTATTAGTGGGATTTGCAG GTTCTCCACACCTGGGATCTGTTGATCACCTGGATGAATTAAGGAAAATCTGTAAAAACCACAAGATCTGGCTCCATGTAGAAGG AAACAATCTCGCCTTACTGGCAACAGTGTCCATTCCAAACTCAGTGGAGCCAGCCACCTCGGGGGACAGCATGACACTCCGCCTGGGTAAATGGATCGGGATCCCGGGGCTTCCTTTTATT ACTCTGTACAAGAGTTCCGACCCAGCCCTAGAGCTGGCAGCAGGTCTAAACACATTCAACCCACAACTTAAACTGAATTGTTTGCCCTTGTGGATTGTTCTCCAGAGCCTGGGGCATGATGGGATTGTGGATAGAATCAAACACTGCTGTAATTTG GCAGAGAAGATGCATGAAATACTTGAAAAAATTCCTACAATTCAGAAAATT GGAGAAGAAAAGAAAGAGGAATCTGAAGCAAAAACCATCAAAGAGATGATATTTGTTGCTATTGATGCTCTG TTTGTGTTCAAGATGGCTAGTCCTACCATTGTGTTCAAATATGTAGAAGATAACAGCACAGGTG CTGTAGAGATTGCTCCATATTCACCTGTGTCTCCACAAGAGGATATAGAAGAAAAAGACAAGTTGAAGACATACTATAATGCTCTCAACACGTGG CTCTGTGATACCTTATTTTACGAGAATTCCAATGTGGACATTGAACTGATTGATGTGGAGAATGAAGGAAGTTGCATCAAGTTCTCTCCCCTTGACACAGCACAAg TGAAAGGAACAGTCATTGAAGATATTGAAAAATTTGGAGAGAATTTGAAAAAGCAGATA GCAATATTAGATGCCACAGTTCTACAGAGGGACAGATTTTGTGCAGTTGTTGAAGCTCAGGACAATCTCCGTATTGTAGAGATGCCCAGTTGGGCTGGATTAGGGGTTGTGCA ATATATGCCAGAAGAATGGAGAGAGAGGATGACAGATCTACCAGACAATGCCAAGCGGGATATTAACAATATCAATACAGAGCTAGTGAAGCGGCTTCACTCCAAAGACACAGCTTTCTCACTGG GTTTCAACGATGAGAACATTGGCTGTGTGAAGTTTGGTCTGATAACAGATGACACAGACCTGGAGGAGTTGATAGGTCTTGTTTATTCTGTTGGGAAAGAAATTGAGGAATCATCAAAG TTCTTGGAAAAATTATCTGAAAAGGTTCAGAAGGGAATTGAAGAGGCCAACAAGGAACTACACAAGGAAATGGATGAAAAATTAATGCAAGAG GGCCTTCTCAGACAGGTGCCTTTGGTTAGTTCTCTGTTAAACTGGTGGTCACCCCCTCCAAAGGATTCTGTGAAGGGACGCACATTCAGCCTTAGTTCTG GCACCATGGCCAGCACTGAGAAAACCTACAAATACCACATGCAAATCCAGGAGGATGATGCCCCTCCCCCATCCTCTCCCTCCCCCAGCCATCCTGTCAACGCCTACAAAGAGGTTCTCAAACCG GAGAATTCAAACCCCAGCTCACCACAGCCTGAACAGAAATCCATGGAGACACAAAGCAAAGACAAGCAGTAG
- the LOC128167524 gene encoding putative pyridoxal-dependent decarboxylase domain-containing protein 2 isoform X3, protein MASMFAKSSGAPAGVMQPSQTPQIERYEPEEEKPKQPKKVSFAQFDPDAQMQMNSMFMSPMMKELEAQIKVNTDMLDRMNKQMEDERKARLKEKQTAHIPEALKGGGQEMVSIMKSVEDLILMGDELPEEEEEEDNEAEGQEGEESGDDNDDDEEDDDEEEEDEDDEEYRRRTQLNKLQILDSHSKAALTGHSLAAYVSTLDEDNLKKFTSKITQDCQLWLSRLFRFPDSSPFYHEEHKDGLVKICRMALYQKYPKYPVEGFEALYSRPPVIYISSAAMPGLSNYLCLQLGLPLSSICNVPCSTVNGTTSIMDVGMLEKLIQDDVSAAKTPVLLVGFAGSPHLGSVDHLDELRKICKNHKIWLHVEGNNLALLATVSIPNSVEPATSGDSMTLRLGKWIGIPGLPFITLYKSSDPALELAAGLNTFNPQLKLNCLPLWIVLQSLGHDGIVDRIKHCCNLAEKMHEILEKIPTIQKIGEEKKEESEAKTIKEMIFVAIDALFVFKMASPTIVFKYVEDNSTGAVEIAPYSPVSPQEDIEEKDKLKTYYNALNTWLCDTLFYENSNVDIELIDVENEGSCIKFSPLDTAQVKGTVIEDIEKFGENLKKQIAILDATVLQRDRFCAVVEAQDNLRIVEMPSWAGLGVVQYMPEEWRERMTDLPDNAKRDINNINTELVKRLHSKDTAFSLGFNDENIGCVKFGLITDDTDLEELIGLVYSVGKEIEESSKFLEKLSEKVQKGIEEANKELHKEMDEKLMQEGLLRQVPLVSSLLNWWSPPPKDSVKGRTFSLSSGTMASTEKTYKYHMQIQEDDAPPPSSPSPSHPVNAYKEVLKPVKSQTKSAGAVKANLTEQFNSPSSSTQEKENSNPSSPQPEQKSMETQSKDKQ, encoded by the exons ATGGCGTCGATGTTTGCTAAATCGTCAGGTGCTCCTGCAGGAGTGATGCAGCCATCACAGACACCTCAAATTGAGCGTTATGAGCCAGAAGAAGAGAAACCTAAGCAACCAAAAAAGGTGTCATTTGCTCAGTTTGATCCTGATGCGCAGATGCAAATGAATTCC ATGTTCATGAGCCCCATGATGAAGGAGTTAGAAGCACAAATAAAAGTGAACACTGATATGCTTGACAGAATGAATAA GCAAATGGAAGATGAAAGAAAAGCAAgactaaaagaaaaacaaactgcaCACATTCCAGAGGCCCTCAAAGGAGG TGGTCAGGAAATGGTGTCAATAATGAAATCTGTGGAAGATCTGATACTGATGGGAGATGAACTTCCTGAGGAAGAGGAAGAAGAAGACAATGAAGCAGAAGGACAAGAAGGAGAGGAAAGTggtgatgataatgatgatgatgaagaggatgatgatgaagaagaggaagatgaagatgatgaaGAGTACAGGAGGAGGACACA actgAACAAGTTACAGATCCTTGACTCCCACAGTAAAGCAGCCCTCACTGGACACAGTCTAGCGGCCTATGTATCCACTCTGGATGAGGATAATCTGAAGAAGTTTACATCCAAAATCACACAAGACTGTCAGCTTTGGCTGTCAAGATTATTCAG ATTTCCAGACTCCTCTCCATTTTATCATGAGGAACACAAAGATGGCCTTGTGAAGATCTGTAGGATGGCTCTGTATCAGAAGTACCCCAAGTACCCAGTGGAGGGGTTTGAAGCCCTCTACTCCCGACCCCCGGTCATCTACATCAGCTCTGCGGCCATGCCAGGACTCAGCAACTACCTGTGCTTGCAG TTGGGGTTGCCCTTGTCTTCTATTTGTAATGTTCCATGCTCAACTGTAAATGGCACGACCAGTATTATG GATGTTGGGATGTTGGAGAAATTGATTCAGGATGATGTTTCTGCAGCCAAAACTCCAGTTTTATTAGTGGGATTTGCAG GTTCTCCACACCTGGGATCTGTTGATCACCTGGATGAATTAAGGAAAATCTGTAAAAACCACAAGATCTGGCTCCATGTAGAAGG AAACAATCTCGCCTTACTGGCAACAGTGTCCATTCCAAACTCAGTGGAGCCAGCCACCTCGGGGGACAGCATGACACTCCGCCTGGGTAAATGGATCGGGATCCCGGGGCTTCCTTTTATT ACTCTGTACAAGAGTTCCGACCCAGCCCTAGAGCTGGCAGCAGGTCTAAACACATTCAACCCACAACTTAAACTGAATTGTTTGCCCTTGTGGATTGTTCTCCAGAGCCTGGGGCATGATGGGATTGTGGATAGAATCAAACACTGCTGTAATTTG GCAGAGAAGATGCATGAAATACTTGAAAAAATTCCTACAATTCAGAAAATT GGAGAAGAAAAGAAAGAGGAATCTGAAGCAAAAACCATCAAAGAGATGATATTTGTTGCTATTGATGCTCTG TTTGTGTTCAAGATGGCTAGTCCTACCATTGTGTTCAAATATGTAGAAGATAACAGCACAGGTG CTGTAGAGATTGCTCCATATTCACCTGTGTCTCCACAAGAGGATATAGAAGAAAAAGACAAGTTGAAGACATACTATAATGCTCTCAACACGTGG CTCTGTGATACCTTATTTTACGAGAATTCCAATGTGGACATTGAACTGATTGATGTGGAGAATGAAGGAAGTTGCATCAAGTTCTCTCCCCTTGACACAGCACAAg TGAAAGGAACAGTCATTGAAGATATTGAAAAATTTGGAGAGAATTTGAAAAAGCAGATA GCAATATTAGATGCCACAGTTCTACAGAGGGACAGATTTTGTGCAGTTGTTGAAGCTCAGGACAATCTCCGTATTGTAGAGATGCCCAGTTGGGCTGGATTAGGGGTTGTGCA ATATATGCCAGAAGAATGGAGAGAGAGGATGACAGATCTACCAGACAATGCCAAGCGGGATATTAACAATATCAATACAGAGCTAGTGAAGCGGCTTCACTCCAAAGACACAGCTTTCTCACTGG GTTTCAACGATGAGAACATTGGCTGTGTGAAGTTTGGTCTGATAACAGATGACACAGACCTGGAGGAGTTGATAGGTCTTGTTTATTCTGTTGGGAAAGAAATTGAGGAATCATCAAAG TTCTTGGAAAAATTATCTGAAAAGGTTCAGAAGGGAATTGAAGAGGCCAACAAGGAACTACACAAGGAAATGGATGAAAAATTAATGCAAGAG GGCCTTCTCAGACAGGTGCCTTTGGTTAGTTCTCTGTTAAACTGGTGGTCACCCCCTCCAAAGGATTCTGTGAAGGGACGCACATTCAGCCTTAGTTCTG GCACCATGGCCAGCACTGAGAAAACCTACAAATACCACATGCAAATCCAGGAGGATGATGCCCCTCCCCCATCCTCTCCCTCCCCCAGCCATCCTGTCAACGCCTACAAAGAGGTTCTCAAACCGGTAAAGTCTCAGACCAAGTCTGCTGGTGCTGTTAAAGCTAACCTCACTGAGCAGTTTAACTCTCCTTCCTCCAGCACCCAG gaGAAGGAGAATTCAAACCCCAGCTCACCACAGCCTGAACAGAAATCCATGGAGACACAAAGCAAAGACAAGCAGTAG